The Struthio camelus isolate bStrCam1 chromosome 12, bStrCam1.hap1, whole genome shotgun sequence genome includes a window with the following:
- the LOC104148280 gene encoding tropomodulin-3, translating into MTLPFRKDLDKYKDLDEDEILGKLSEEELKQLETVLDDLDPENALLPAGFRQKDQTAKKASGPFDRERLLAYLEKQALDHKDREDYVPFTREKKGKIFIPKQKPVQSYTEEKISLDPELEEALTSATDTELCDLAAILGMSNLITNNQFCDVVGSSNGVGKDNFSDVVKGEKMLPVFDEPPNPTNVEETLQRIKDNDSRLVEVNLNNIKNIPIPTLKEFAKALETNTHVKTFSLAATRSNDPVAVALADMLKVNTKLKSLNIESNFITGVGILALVDALKDNETLTEIKIDNQRQQLGTIAEVEIAKMLEENTKILKFGYQFTQQGPRARAAAAITKNNDLVRKRRVEGDNQ; encoded by the exons ATGACACTCCCATTTCGAAAGGACTTGGACAAATACAAAGATCTCGATGAGGATGAAATTCTCGGCAAACTGTCAGAAGAAGAACTGAAACAACTGGAAACTGTTTTGGATGATCTTGACCCTGAG AACGCGCTTCTGCCTGCAGGCTTCCGACAGAAAGACCAGACAGCTAAAAAGGCTTCAGGTCCTTTTGACAGGGAACGACTCCTTGCGTATTTGGAGAAACAGGCTCTTGATCACAAAGACAGGGAAGATTATGTGCCttttacaagagaaaagaaag GGAAAATATTTATCCCCAAACAAAAGCCTGTACAGTcttatactgaagaaaaaatcTCTCTTGATCCAGAATTGGAGGAAGCCTTGACAAGTGCCACAGATACAGAATTATGTGATCTTGCAG ctatacTGGGAATGTCCAACTTGATAACAAACAATCAGTTCTGTGATGTAGTAGGAAGCAGTAATGGGGTTGGCAAAGACAACTTCTCAG ATGTAGTAAAAGGTGAGAAAATGTTGCCAGTTTTTGATGAACCGCCAAACCCCACGAATGTGGAGGAGACATTGCAAAGGATTAAAGATAATGATTCCCGTCTTGTTGAAGTTAATCTAAATAATATTAAG AACATCCCAATTCCAACACTGAAAGAGTTTGCAAAAGCCTTAGAAACCAACACACATGTGAAGACTTTTAGCCTTGCAGCCACCCGAAGTAATGATCCTGTTGCTGTT GCTCTTGCAGATATGTTGAAGgtaaacacaaaattaaaaagtttaaACATAGAATCAAATTTCATCACTGGAGTTGGAATTTTGGCACTGGTTGATGCACTGAAAGACAATGAAACGTTAACGGAGATCAAAATCGATAACCAG AGGCAGCAGTTGGGAACGATTGCAGAAGTGGAGATTGCCAAGATGCTTGAAGAAAACACCAAGATTCTTAAATTTGGATACCAGTTCACACAGCAGGGACCTCgagccagggcagctgcagcTATCACAAAAAATAATGATTTGG TTCGCAAGAGAAGGGTTGAAGGAGATAACCAGTAA
- the LEO1 gene encoding RNA polymerase-associated protein LEO1 isoform X1 codes for MADMEDLFGSDADSEAEQKDSDSGSESDSDQENAGSGSNASGSESDQDDDRETVKPSNKELFGDDSEDEGASHHTGSDNHSERSYNRSEASGHSEHEDNDQSDVDQHSASEAAHDDDDDDRGHGSDEGSHHSEGDGSDKAPSEDEKWGKEDKSDQSDDEERQQNSDDEERQQNSDDEEKVQNSDEDERPQVSDDEERLQNSDEEKMQNSDDDERPQVSEEEKMQNSDDDERAQHSDEEKMQNSDDDERAQHSDEEEQEHKSVESARGSDSEDEVLRMKRKKPIASDSEVDSDTEGQKEHTDVMDLFGGADDISSGSDGEDKPPTPGQPIDENGLNQEQQEEEPIPETRIEVEIPKVNTDLGNDLYFVKLPNFLSVEPRPFDPQYYEDEFEDEEMLDEEGRTRLKLKVENTIRWRMRRDEEGNEIRESNARIVKWSDGSMSLHLGNEVFDVYKAPLQGDHNHLFIRQGTGLQGQAVFKTKLTFRPHSTDSATHRKMTLSLADRCSKTQKIRILPMAGRDPESQRTEMIKKEEERLRASIRRESQQRRMREKQHQRGLSANYLEPDRYDEEDEGDDAISLAAIKNRYKGGIREERARIYSSDSDEGSDEDKTQRLLKAKKLTSDEEGEPSGKRKAEDDDKASKKHKKYVISDEEEDDDD; via the exons ATGGCCGACATGGAGGATCTCTTCGGCAGCGACGCCGACTCGGAGGCAGAGCAGAAAG ATTCTGATTCTGGATCCGAATCTGATTCCGACCAGGAGAATGCTGGCTCTGGTAGTAACGCTTCTGGAAGTGAGAGTGACCAGGATGATGACAGGGAAACTGTAAAACCTAGTAATAAAGAGTTATTTGGTGATGATAGTGAGGATGAAGGAGCATCACATCATACGGGGAGTGACAACCACTCTGAAAGATCGTACAATCGTTCTGAAGCTTCAGGACATTCTGAGCATGAAGATAATGATCAGTCTGACGTGGATCAGCACAGTGCTTCAGAAGCTGCTCATGATGATGATGACGATGACAGAGGGCATGGATCAGATGAAGGCAGCCATCATTCAGAGGGAGATGGTTCTGACAAAGCACcttcagaagatgaaaaatggGGCAAAGAGGACAAAAGCGATCAGTCAGACGATGAGGAGAGGCAGCAGAATTCTGACGATGAGGAGAGGCAGCAGAACTCTGATGATGAAGAGAAAGTACAGAACTCTGATGAAGATGAAAGGCCACAGGTGTCTGATGATGAGGAAAGACTCCAGAACTCTGACGAGGAGAAGATGCAGAACTCCGATGATGATGAGAGGCCTCAGGTCTcggaggaggaaaaaatgcagaactCTGACGACGACGAAAGGGCCCAGCATTCTGACGAGGAGAAGATGCAGAACTCTGATGATGACGAAAGGGCCCAACACTCTGATGAGGAGGAACAAGAGCATAAATCTG TAGAGTCTGCAAGGGGCAGTGATAGTGAAGATGAAGTTTTGCGAATGAAACGAAAGAAACCAATTGCATCAGATTCAGAAGTGGACAGTGACACAGAAGGACAGAAAG AACATACAGATGTTATGGATCTGTTTGGAGGTGCAGATGACATTTCTTCAGGGAGTGATGGAGAAGACAAGCCACCAACTCCAGGACAGCCCATT GATGAGAATGGACTGAATCAAGAACAGCAGGAAGAGGAGCCTATTCCAGAGACTAGGATAGAGGTAGAAATACCAAAAGTAAACACAGACTTGGGTAATGATTTGTATTTTGTGAAGCTGCCCAACTTCCTTAGCGTGGAGCCCAG ACCTTTTGATCCCCAGTATTATGAGGATGAATTTGAAGATGAGGAGATGCTTGATGAAGAGGGTAGAACTAGGTTAAAACTCAAG GTAGAAAACACCATACGATGGCGAATGCGGCGAGATGAGGAAGGAAATGAGATCAGAGAAAGTAATGCACGGATAGTCAAATGGTCAGATGGAAG CATGTCACTCCACTTGGGCAATGAGGTCTTTGATGTGTACAAGGCACCACTACAGGGAGACCACAACCATCTGTTTATCAGACAAGGGACAGGTCTACAAGGACAGgctgttttcaaaacaaagttaACCTTCAG GCCACACTCTACAGACAGTGCCACCCACAGGAAGATGACTCTGTCCCTTGCAGATAGATGTTCAAAGACCCAGAAAATTCGAATTTTGCCAATGGCAGGTCGCGACCCAGAGTCTCAGCGCACAGAAATGATTAAG aaagaagaggagaggttAAGAGCTTCCATTCGTAGAGAGTCTCAGCAGCGAAGAATGCGGGAGAAGCAGCATCAGCGTGGTCTGAGTGCAAATTATTTAGAACCTGATCGCTATGATGAAGAGGATGAGGGAGATGATGCAATCAGTCTAGCAGCTATCAAAAACAGATATAAAGGTGGCATCAGAG agGAACGTGCTAGAATCTATTCTTCTGACAGTGATGAGGGGTCAGATGAAGATAAAACACAAAGACTGCTCAAGGCAAAGAAACTTACTAGCGATGAG GAAGGTGAACCTTCTGGAAAGAGAAAAGCTGAGGATGATGACAAGGCAAGTAAGAAGCATAAGAAATATGTGATCAGCGa
- the LEO1 gene encoding RNA polymerase-associated protein LEO1 isoform X2, with the protein MADMEDLFGSDADSEAEQKDSDSGSESDSDQENAGSGSNASGSESDQDDDRETVKPSNKELFGDDSEDEGASHHTGSDNHSERSYNRSEASGHSEHEDNDQSDVDQHSASEAAHDDDDDDRGHGSDEGSHHSEGDGSDKAPSEDEKWGKEDKSDQSDDEERQQNSDDEERQQNSDDEEKVQNSDEDERPQVSDDEERLQNSDEEKMQNSDDDERPQVSEEEKMQNSDDDERAQHSDEEKMQNSDDDERAQHSDEEEQEHKSESARGSDSEDEVLRMKRKKPIASDSEVDSDTEGQKEHTDVMDLFGGADDISSGSDGEDKPPTPGQPIDENGLNQEQQEEEPIPETRIEVEIPKVNTDLGNDLYFVKLPNFLSVEPRPFDPQYYEDEFEDEEMLDEEGRTRLKLKVENTIRWRMRRDEEGNEIRESNARIVKWSDGSMSLHLGNEVFDVYKAPLQGDHNHLFIRQGTGLQGQAVFKTKLTFRPHSTDSATHRKMTLSLADRCSKTQKIRILPMAGRDPESQRTEMIKKEEERLRASIRRESQQRRMREKQHQRGLSANYLEPDRYDEEDEGDDAISLAAIKNRYKGGIREERARIYSSDSDEGSDEDKTQRLLKAKKLTSDEEGEPSGKRKAEDDDKASKKHKKYVISDEEEDDDD; encoded by the exons ATGGCCGACATGGAGGATCTCTTCGGCAGCGACGCCGACTCGGAGGCAGAGCAGAAAG ATTCTGATTCTGGATCCGAATCTGATTCCGACCAGGAGAATGCTGGCTCTGGTAGTAACGCTTCTGGAAGTGAGAGTGACCAGGATGATGACAGGGAAACTGTAAAACCTAGTAATAAAGAGTTATTTGGTGATGATAGTGAGGATGAAGGAGCATCACATCATACGGGGAGTGACAACCACTCTGAAAGATCGTACAATCGTTCTGAAGCTTCAGGACATTCTGAGCATGAAGATAATGATCAGTCTGACGTGGATCAGCACAGTGCTTCAGAAGCTGCTCATGATGATGATGACGATGACAGAGGGCATGGATCAGATGAAGGCAGCCATCATTCAGAGGGAGATGGTTCTGACAAAGCACcttcagaagatgaaaaatggGGCAAAGAGGACAAAAGCGATCAGTCAGACGATGAGGAGAGGCAGCAGAATTCTGACGATGAGGAGAGGCAGCAGAACTCTGATGATGAAGAGAAAGTACAGAACTCTGATGAAGATGAAAGGCCACAGGTGTCTGATGATGAGGAAAGACTCCAGAACTCTGACGAGGAGAAGATGCAGAACTCCGATGATGATGAGAGGCCTCAGGTCTcggaggaggaaaaaatgcagaactCTGACGACGACGAAAGGGCCCAGCATTCTGACGAGGAGAAGATGCAGAACTCTGATGATGACGAAAGGGCCCAACACTCTGATGAGGAGGAACAAGAGCATAAATCTG AGTCTGCAAGGGGCAGTGATAGTGAAGATGAAGTTTTGCGAATGAAACGAAAGAAACCAATTGCATCAGATTCAGAAGTGGACAGTGACACAGAAGGACAGAAAG AACATACAGATGTTATGGATCTGTTTGGAGGTGCAGATGACATTTCTTCAGGGAGTGATGGAGAAGACAAGCCACCAACTCCAGGACAGCCCATT GATGAGAATGGACTGAATCAAGAACAGCAGGAAGAGGAGCCTATTCCAGAGACTAGGATAGAGGTAGAAATACCAAAAGTAAACACAGACTTGGGTAATGATTTGTATTTTGTGAAGCTGCCCAACTTCCTTAGCGTGGAGCCCAG ACCTTTTGATCCCCAGTATTATGAGGATGAATTTGAAGATGAGGAGATGCTTGATGAAGAGGGTAGAACTAGGTTAAAACTCAAG GTAGAAAACACCATACGATGGCGAATGCGGCGAGATGAGGAAGGAAATGAGATCAGAGAAAGTAATGCACGGATAGTCAAATGGTCAGATGGAAG CATGTCACTCCACTTGGGCAATGAGGTCTTTGATGTGTACAAGGCACCACTACAGGGAGACCACAACCATCTGTTTATCAGACAAGGGACAGGTCTACAAGGACAGgctgttttcaaaacaaagttaACCTTCAG GCCACACTCTACAGACAGTGCCACCCACAGGAAGATGACTCTGTCCCTTGCAGATAGATGTTCAAAGACCCAGAAAATTCGAATTTTGCCAATGGCAGGTCGCGACCCAGAGTCTCAGCGCACAGAAATGATTAAG aaagaagaggagaggttAAGAGCTTCCATTCGTAGAGAGTCTCAGCAGCGAAGAATGCGGGAGAAGCAGCATCAGCGTGGTCTGAGTGCAAATTATTTAGAACCTGATCGCTATGATGAAGAGGATGAGGGAGATGATGCAATCAGTCTAGCAGCTATCAAAAACAGATATAAAGGTGGCATCAGAG agGAACGTGCTAGAATCTATTCTTCTGACAGTGATGAGGGGTCAGATGAAGATAAAACACAAAGACTGCTCAAGGCAAAGAAACTTACTAGCGATGAG GAAGGTGAACCTTCTGGAAAGAGAAAAGCTGAGGATGATGACAAGGCAAGTAAGAAGCATAAGAAATATGTGATCAGCGa